A part of Gadus morhua chromosome 17, gadMor3.0, whole genome shotgun sequence genomic DNA contains:
- the mad2l1 gene encoding mitotic spindle assembly checkpoint protein MAD2A, producing MTSTLKGITLKGSAELVAEFFSFGINSILYQRGIYPPESFTRVTQYDMSLQLTTDGKLKDYLTKVVAQLKEWLFDCTVQKLVLVITCLETNEVLERWQFDIECDKSVKEISAPREKSIKTIQDEIRSVIRQITATVTFLPLLETACAFDLLVYTDKDLMVPEKWEESGPQIIDQSEEVRLRSFTTSIHKVNSMVAYKRTDSA from the exons ATGACGAGCACGTTGAAAGGTATCACCCTGAAAGGCAGTGCCGAGCTGGTTGCCGAGTTTTTCT CCTTCGGCATCAACAGCATCCTGTACCAGAGGGGCATCTACCCCCCGGAGAGCTTCACACGGGTCACCCAGTACGACATGAGCCTGCAGCTCACCACCGACGGCAAGCTCAAGGACTACCTCACCAAGGTCGTGGCTCAACTCAAAG agtgGCTGTTTGACTGCACGGTGCAGAAGCTGGTGCTCGTCATCACGTGCCTAGAGACCAACGAGGTGCTGGAGAGGTGGCAGTTCGACATCGAGTGCGACAAGTCGGTCAAGGAGATCAG CGCTCCCAGGGAGAAGTCCATcaagaccatccaagatgagaTCCGCTCCGTGATCCGCCAGATAACCGCCACCGTCACCTTCCTGCCCCTGCTGGAGACCGCCT GTGCTTTCGACCTGTTGGTCTACACGGACAAAGACCTGATGGTGCCCGAGAAGTGGGAGGAGTCAGGGCCCCAGATcattgaccaatcagaggaggttCGCCTTCGCTCCTTCACTACGTCCATCCATAAGGTCAACAGCATGGTAGCCTACAAGAGGACGGACTCTGCCTAA